The DNA sequence CAAAACACAAATTAATCATAAAGTTCATCAAAATAGCAGCATGGCGCTAAAGAATGTTAGCCATGATCAGCAGTACACTCTGAATGATTGGTCAGGCCAGGGAGGGCTGCTATGGAATAACAGACTTAAGCCATCATTATGCTGGTAACAGACAGAACGCCTGGGACATAGAGAGGGAAACGTCAGTCGTGCCGACATCTTGCCTCCCAGCATAGCTGGCATGGTTTAGCAGCAGCAGCACCAGCCACAGCAGCTAGAGCCACAGCCTGACATTCCAGTCTAGCTGGAGGCCACTCTCTCTATGTTCACCAATGGCATGGGCTGTGGTCCACCAAAGTGATGCATTAGTAATCGACACGAACACGGAGGGAGGTGCAGTGTTCGGGGCTCTGTGCCATCACGCAACACAATGACCACCTGCCTCGCAAGACACGCCGCAGATCTCCCCCAAAACAATGTAAGACCAAAACACCCGCAGCCCTACAGCTGGGCTTTTGTCTCGTCCTCTCGCCGCGACACAGGCGACAGCTCAGACACCTACACCCTCCGCCTAAGCTGCCTTCCACAGCGAAAAGAGCTTGTTTATCACCTTGCAGCATATTGTCACCGTCCTCACAGGCCGAGGGAGAAAGATGGcaaaacaaacagagacagagagacatagagagaaagagagagagcactggAACTTGCATAAGAGAGGGGACATAGGCTAATTAAGGGAGGCTGGATTAATTAGGCTTTCAGTCTGACTGCCTCTCATACTCCCACTGAGCTCAGTGCCAGctctccccccccccacacccctaCGTCTGCATATTGTTACATGGATTTGCCTGCTTCATTCGTTGTAATGTGCTGCATGTTCCTCGTCATGCCTTAGCTTGCACAATGGGGCGTGGGAGCTTTACACTAGGTAAAGGCCAATAATCTCAGCAGAAAAACAAGTTAACACTAACTGCATGGCTGTCTGAGCCTACGGGAGACTAGGAGGAGAATCGAGGTCACATAAATGAGCACTTCATTTGAAGAGGAAATAAACACGTCTAACTTAATACTATCTCCTCACCAGATGCACTGCCAGAACCCATCATATAGGCAGGAAAACACGAAGTCATGAGCTCACTCACTGAGCTCTGAAGGGGTATAGGCTGAGGGTGAGTGTTTGCAGTGCTAAGACACTACACCCAAGTGAAGTGCAATGAGTCAGAGGGCAGGGCTTTGacaaagcaatcaaattaaaatcCCTTTATTAGgttaaaaaaacacattttgttgAGTGCTCCAAGAATACTTCAGGACTCTCCAAACGGTATTCTTGGGTCACAAACTTCAAAGCTTCCCCAATAATCCTGCCCTTTGTTCCCCTGCCTACACACTCATCTGCCAACCCTACTGTAAGTAATTTAATTTATTATCAATGGATCAAAATCCAGTTTATGCAAGTACCAGGGAGAGGGGGCCCTTACTACTTGTAAAGACAGAATATAGCCTCCCCACTGCATTCAAGAAGACACTTTCAATGGCTCTTGCATCACCCTGCATAATCAAAACAGAGGGAGAAGGCTTTGCTGAGTGTTCCTTTGGTTCATTCTActccccacacagacacagagaacagccaAGCCCCTTCAGCCCTTCCCCCCATAACATCCTTGGCCCTCTCCATGGTGGAGTATGACAAGATTAATATTCATCAGGGTCTTGGCTTTGCCAAGCTCCAGGGAAAGGTTGGGGAAAAACAAAGTGGAAAAACCTGGAGAAGTCCATTTCTGGCTGATTTGACGCCCAGCCTGGCAGCAAGTAATTCATTTTGAGGGGGAAGCACAAGTGTCCTTGCACCAGCTCCCAGCACAAATTTATGATAATCCTAATAAATTATGATGCGCCACGCAGACAATAAAAACTGTGATTGGCACTAAATAAAGCAGGCTGTACCTCTCAGGTCAGAGTGAGAACTATGTGCATCCAGGCAGCCTGTCTCTGTCCACATCTCTCCCTACAACTATccatctgtctgtttctctttcaATAACTCTTCACCTCTTCCCTGCTCTCTGGCTTTTGCCCTTCCCTTGCATAGCTCTATTTAACTTTATATATTTCAGCTCAGTTGGTATTACTTCTACCTAACTGCACCTTTATCTCCTCTTTGAAGTAGAATGAATGAACTGGTAAACATAATCACTTTAAAACTTTTCAaagtgttttaattttttttttttttaccagaaatGCAGATAAAACAGCTAAAACATGTAAAAAAATGATTTGGAAAGTGTTCTACCGGTATTTCTGTGAGACAGGATTTAAAACGTTTGCAAGAAGGAGGTTTTAACTAATTAAACTATAGGCCCTCACCATTTACCAATGAAAATACATGTTCCTTTCTCTGTCCTACATTCTATCCATGCTGACCAACTGTATGTATTTTGGGGggtgttttttatttattattgatGTAATTCACGCTTCAACTGATAGCCAGATTGAAGTCGCCAGTTTTAATCTCACTCAAGCACTGCACTGTCTACCGCACGGATTAATCCACTTTCATCATCTATAGCGGTCAAACTAAATCTGGTTATTCCACTGACTGTTGATTACTGCCTTTAACATGCCCATTATTATGTGCAAATGGAAGTAGTGGGCCTTGATTAAAACAATAGAAAAAACTAACAGTATTATCTGCCTAATCCTTTAATGTGAAAGTGGTTGGTTTATCTCTGCTCTGACATGGAAATGCCAGCGTAGCTGCCACGGCCACATCCTTGGGTCAAACCACAAGGACATCCACACTAGTCACAGGCTTACATTAGAAAATAGCCATTTCTCTTACCCTCCTGAGTGTGCAAAGACATAACTCAAGGCATTATGACCATATGAATCTCACTATCTTGTGTCAGTGGAGAGAAGCTACAGTAGCAATTCAGAAATGCATCAAATGAGAGAGAGATTTAAGCCTAAGAGAAATGGACTCAAAGTAGTGTGTGGCATAGTCTGATTAAAAGTGCAGCCCCCCTTTGCACTGATTACACTGCATTTTGGAAAGCTTCCCACTTTAGATAGTAACAACCCAAAGCAAAAGGCAACATGTCCACTGATCTTAACAGGACAAACAGTACTGTAACTTGAATGGACTGATGAATGGTCTGAAATGAGAAAGCAGAAGCCCCATCCCTTCAGAGTGAGACTCTAAAAACTCTATACCCTCAGACAGATGCAGCTATCAAAGGCTAAACAGCTGTTGGTATTATATCTCTATCACTGGAAATGAAGCATGATTGTTTTTGCATCAGTGGCCAATCAATCAGAAAGTACCAGATGACACCATGAGGGTCATTGTGGGATATATTCCCCATAGAGGTCAGTGGGTATGAAGGCTCATTTTAAGAAAATCGCCACATACATTCCCATGAGTTATAATAATCACCATCATCATTTGGTGGGtgtttatatttgtcctgtttcacacaTATAAGTATATATTACATGCATGTGTGAAATGGACAATctgttttttgcatatcccacctCCCCGTGAAGCACCCTCAGAAAGTGGAGACACAACCATGGTTACGAATAGCTGGTTCTGGACAGATTTCCAAGTATAGTTACCATAATTTCTGTCCCACAATGATATATGTGATTGAAATCATGAAGAGAGGCTGAGTGGAATTCTGCGTTATGTATCCTCTCTTTTATTGTAATCAATAATTCTGATCTTCCAAGAGGCGATCAATGAGTTGAATGTAGGGGCTCTGGTCCATAAGTGTCCTTGCTGGCGTCATGGCACAATCAATCCCAAACACATCCACTGCTGATTTTGTCAATGAAGACCTTTTATTACCTTGCTAATCTAATCGATGAAAGGGAACAGTATATTTCAAAGTGAAAGACGGACATAGAATATATTACATTTATGGCAAGCTGTGCTCTCAGGGTTGCTTCAATGGCCAGATAACTCTAGAGAAGGTATGTGGGTGAGTGCCCACGCTCCCTCATCGAACCCTCTCTCTCatgccctctctcgctctgtctctctgtcatgtctccattgcttctctctacctccctccctccccccatttctctctctcttgcacccaTTCATGCCAGTCAACACTTGGTATGCATGACATTGATGAAAACACAGGTTGTTGAGACGGTAAACGACTTCAAACACGTGTCTGAATCTATCATGTCCCTCTGAAGTGAAAAGGCTGTACGCTGGACATGTGAGGGTGGAATACTAAACCGCGGCATGGGAGAATAGAGCTCATCAATCATGAGTGGCATGCATTTTCCTGCAGTGGAATGCAGCCAAACAGCATTAGAGTCTATGCAGCAGCAACAGTAGCAGTACTGCCATAGAGCAGGAGCCTGGCTGAGGCTAAAGATAGATAGATAATTAACTAAACATGATGTGTGCTTGAAGAAGCATGGGAAAAGGGTCAAAAAATTAACTCATATATGAGACCTCGAAGAATAGCCTAGCATGAGCCAAAGGTTACTTGTATGTGTCCACATGTACATATCCTGCACATGCAGTCAAGCAGAAACATGCACTTAAGCACAGGAAGAAGGTATATTAACTGTGAAACTGTGTCGTACGCCATAAGCAGGAAAGCATGAATtcaactatatacactacatgaccaaaaatatGCGGACACCTgtttgtcgaacatctcattccaaaatcatgggcattaatatggacttggtcccccctttgctgctatagcagccttcactcttctgggaaggttttccactagatgttgctgcggggacctgcttccattcagtcacaataGCTTTcttgaggtcgggcactgactttaggcgattaggcctggctcggaGTCTGCGTTCGAATTCATCcgaaaggtgttcgatggggttgaggtcagggctctgtgcaggccattcaagttcttccacaccgctCTAGACCAACCATTTATTTATTTCCCCCAATTTCAATGTTGTCGGGAGGCAAAGGTCAAGgcatgcatcctccaaaacatgacccgccaaacggCACATCTCAACACCCAcatgcttaacccagaagccagctgcaacAACGTGTCAaaggaaacaccattcaactgacgatcgaggtcagcctgcaggtgcccggtccgccacaaggagtcgccaAAGTGCGATGaaccaagtaaagccccccccccacccaggccaatccctcccctaactcgtacgacgctgggccaattgtgcgcagacCTATGGGATTCCCGATCCCGGCCGGTTGTGATAGAGCCCGGGATTAAACCtgagtctgtagtgacgcttcaGCACTGCGATGCCGAGCTTTAGACCGCTGCAACACTCAAGAGGCccctcgacaaaccatttctgtatggacctcgctttgtgcacggtggcattgtcattctgaaacaggaaacGGCCTGCCGCAAATGGTTGCCACAtagttggaagtacagaatcgGCCTAGAATGTAAGTgtgtgctgtagcattaagatttcccttcactgggactaaagggcctagcccgaaccatgaaaaacagccccagactattattcctcttccaccaaactttatagttggtactatgcattgggGAAGGTAGTGTTGTCCTGATATCCGCCgaacccagattcatctgtcggactgccatatggtgaagcgtgattcatcactccagagaacacgtttccactgctccagagtccactggcagtgagctttactccaatccagccgacgcttggcaatgcgcatggtgatcttaggcctgtgtgtggctgctcggccatggatacccatttcatgaagctcctggtgaacagttattgtgctgatgttgcttccagactcggtttggaacttggtagtgattGTTGTAACCGAAGAGAGATGATTTTTACATGCtatgcacttcagcactcagtggtcctgttctgtgagcttgcgtggcctaccacttcgcggctgagccgttgttgctcctagacattttcacttcacaataacagcacctacagttgaccgctgctctagcagggcagacatttaacaaactgacttgttggaaaggtggcatcctatgaaggtgccacgttgaaagtccctgagctcttcagtaaggccattctactgccattgtttgtttatggagattgcatggctgtgtgcttgattttctACACGTGTCAGCAACACGTGTGGCTGAAAAAGCCGAATACACGAATTTGAAGGGAAGTCCACACACTTGTGAATATATAGTGCATTCCTCAAAATTGAATCTATGAGTAGTAGTGTGTCACATCATGATATATTCAGCACAGCTTGCCTCAATAAGTTACAGACATACTAATTGACTCGGTCTTAATTAGGTTAAAGGATTTGATATTGGTTTGATAGGATACTTCTTCTCTGTTGTTTCCACTTTTGCCTTGCAGTTTGGTCCAGCCAGAGAGGAAAACAGGCCAATCTGCTGGACTTTGCTCTACAGACCTCTGATCTCCCTGAAAAAAATGTGGCAGTGATCACAGGATGGACAGCCGTCTGTGGAGAGCTGTCTGTGTGGACCCAGCCCTGCCAATCCATCTTCTAGTCTGGATGGCTTCCGATTTCTCGGCCTGCCTAACTGCcttttctgtctgtgtgtccaaGTGCCCTACCATCTATGTTTCCTGCCCTGCAAACTTACCCGCTTTCACCTGTCTTGCTGCCAGCCTACTGTTATACCTGCCTCTCTGCCTATCTCACTGCCTACCTGCCAGCCTACCTCTGCCTACCTGCCAgcttgcctgtctgcctgtctgttgtgCCTGCCTCCCAGCTCTCCAGGCTGCTGTGCCTCCAGCACAGGATGCCTCTAATGGCACCGTCAGCCACAATAACCTGACAAGGTTATTTTTGTCCTTAGTAGAAAAAGGTCTGCATTACAATCGCAAGCATCCAGATACGCAACTGCAACAAAAAGTCTAACACATGCAAGTAGCGCATACATGAATTGACACAGCAACCATTAACATAAAGTACCTGAGAACACACATAGTCTTTTATAAATACTGAAATACAAGTAAACCTATATGCTACAATTCTCTATGCCGCAGTAGGAATAAACAAATTCAGGACATACCCATACCCTGGAGTTGGATATACATTACTAGAGAATAGAGGCCAATCATGTTATAAAATAACTGTAGAGGCTTAAGTTAAATAAGTACAAGTATATTTTAAAAGGAAAAATAGGAGAAAAGGCCAGAGAACAAGAACGGAAGATGTAGAGATAATAACATGAGCAGgacaaggagagaaagaaagaagaagagagagccagGTAGAGAGTATAAGTGCAGAGTGCCTTTCCAGGTAATGTGATTGCTATACCGGTGATCTAACACCCTCATTAAGAACGGATCAAACAGAGCTGCGAAAGGCGATGGCACAGAACCGCAGTGTGTAAGAGACAGGATTAGGAGGATGACAGAGATGTTCTCTCACTAGCGGTGAATGTTTGAAGTTTCACACATGCCTAATTGTCGACCGAAGACACTCGCATCTATACGTTTTTCTAGAATATTTTTGCCCCCGGCAAgcctcagtgcttgaggtgtatTGGCTTTCAAGCAATTCACAATCTGACTTTATGACCTTGATATTGATAAGAAATAAATATACAATTACCTCAGGGAAAGACCCTGATGTCGTTAGAAAAAAGTATCATTATATTTTAATGTGAAGTTTTTGTATCCTTTCAGCAGACACTGTTTTGCTTGTCACATTTTCAGGCCTGAATAAATATGAGTTGCCAAAAGGAGAAGGGGGAAATAACCTGAAATTGCAGTGGAATATTAATGTATCTTTTACCTTTGTACTTGCTGAAGAACCATTTTGAGCAATTACCTTCCATGTAAGGCTAACATTTTGAGGAACAGAATATTTTTAAAAAGCAAATGAGTGGGCCAACTCACCAAAGCCACAaaatccagacagacagacagacagacagacagacagacagacagacagacagacagacagacagacagacagacagacagacagacagacaaggcaaGGCAAGAGTCAGAATACAAAAAGACACTTAACATTATCAAAGCTTAACAGTCACATTGAACACAGAGAACACTGATCTTAGACCAGTTTATTCAGATCCGTATTTGAGGCCATATGCCATATATCTGAGAGAAACAACACAATCCTAAAAATAAACCAACCTTTTTTAGATGGTACAACTTAGAGGACAAAACAGACAGTAGGAGTACATGGAAACTTTTAAATTACAATGAAATGTATGCTTAGTTTATCTCTGTTGAGACTCTGCCATGTTGTCAAAAAAGAACTGGACAtttgtttattttaatttgaaACATTCCCAAGCAGTGGCACTCCTTATGGGAGTTTCAGACACTGCATCTTTGCAGTAGTACATGTAccactgtgtggtgtgtgtttgtctatttTGTTTAGAGGACATGTTGCTGTAAATGGAAATGTTGCAGTTCTACATCATACTTTGGACATCGTTAGTGACTCATACTATAGAGCAGCTAGCTAAtcattttataataaggttagCATTTTATAGTAAGGTTAAAATGCTTTGTGACGTTTCAGAGCTGTGTTGGTCCCTTTTTTCGTTTTcactataatgtgtgtgtgtttgtttgtggggagaggtttgaggtgtgtgtgtgtgtgtgtgtgtgtgtgtgtgtgtgtgtgtgtgtgtgtgtgtgtgtgtgtgtgtgtgtgtgtgtgtgtgtgtgtgtgtgtgtgtgtggccgtgaGACCGTGTGTGGCCGTGAGGCCGTGTGTGGCCGTGAGTGGCCGTGAGGCCGTGTGTGGCCGTGAGAGGCCGTGTGTGGCCGTGTGAGGCCGTGTGTGGCCGTGTGGCCGTGTGGCCGTGTGAGGCCGTGTGTGGCCATGTGAGGCCATGTGAGGCCGTGTGTGGCCATGTGAGGCCGTGTGTGGCCATGTGAGGCCGTGTGTGGCCATGTGGCCATATGAGGCCGTGAGACCGTGTGTGGCCATGTGAGGCCGTGTGTGGCCGTGAGGCCGTGTGTGGCCATGTGAGGCTGTGTGTGGCCGTGAGGCCGTGTGTGGCCATGTGAGGCCGTGTGTGGCCGTGAGGCTGTGTGTGGCCGTGAGGCCGTGAGGCCGTGTGTGGCCGTAAGGCCGTGTGTGGCCGTGTGGCCGTGTGTGGCCATGTGGCCATGTGAGGCCGTGTGGCCATGTGAGGCCGTGTGTGGCCATGTGAGGCCGTGTGTGGCCATGTGAGGCCGTGTGTGGCCATGAGGCCGTGTGTGGCCATGTGGCCATGTGAGGCCGTGTGTGGCGCCGTGAGGCCGTGTGTGGCCGTGAGGCCGTGTGTGGCCATGTGAGGCCGTGTGTGGCCATGTGAGGCCGTGTGTGGCCGTGAGGCCGTGTGTGGCCATGTGAGGCCGTGTGTGGCCGTGAGGCCGTGTGTGGCCGTGAGGCCGTGTGTGGCCGTGAGGCCGTGTGTGGCCATGAGGCCGTGTGTGGCCATGTGAGGCCGTGTGTGGCCGTGAGGCCGTGTGTGGCCATGAGGCCGTGTGTGGCCATGTCTGAAACCTGCACTTGTGTTCTAAATAGCAGGCATGTGGGGTTTGTGAAAATAGAAGGTCTTGTAGTATGTGACATTTAGAAAATGTTGTATGCTTTAATTGCCAGGATATCATTCACATTTCGGCTTTCATCTACTAGAATTTGCTGCTCACTATTGAGGAGGAGAATCGTCCTTCTAGACCCAAGcgtgtttgacaacagctgataatcacATAAGGTGACATGCTGTACCAAAATGAACTAACGGCTGGAATAAACGCAGCTTGTGCATTAGATGACTCATTATCAGTGTAGATGAGCCTAGTACAGTATGCTGAGATGTGTTGCTTACTGCATTTGTTAAACTAAACAGTGCCTTTTAAAAAGCATTAGCACACAGCATGCCGTTTTACTAAGTAGTAGGCACGACTACGGCCacagtctgtgtgagtgtgtgtaactTACACCTGTAATTATGAATGTAAGATGAAGAAAGAGAGGCAAAGGTGGAAATACATTGTGAGTCATTGCTATATCAGGAATAAGATCATCAATGGAGTTTGAACCTCTTTGCTGTCATAACAGTGACCATTAGCATCACGGACATGTGTCCAGGGACGAATCCGAACAAAGTGGCTCATCAAAAACAGACCCGAGATAaaggtaaacacacacaaaacaatgccTTTGccattttggagaaaaaaaatctgcACCAAAATAAGCAATTGAAACTACCTCTCAGAATTCATGGAAAAAAGCTATCACTCATCACAAAAAGCCAGCAGCACACTTTGAGCTAGTGATATTATTTAGGATCGTAAATGTAATTGTTTGTACTTATTTGCATTTCAACACAATTTTACATCAAACAACGTTTTCCTCTCAACAGAGACAAGGGTGCAAGTGAATACCGAAACTCTTCTTTGAACACAATGAAAACTACTCAAGGAAATCCCAAAGCGATCCTAAAGCGACGCGTAACTTCTACCCGTCACAACACACCATTCCTAACCTCTAAAAAAGAGATACAGTCAATCCAAGAGGGGAGATACTAAAGTAAAAGCCACATATGTTAATATCTATCAAAAGCAGTGTAAGAATTTACCTCAGCCTCGCTGTGGAAGAGATTTGTTTAGAAGGGGTGGCGGGTGGTGTGGTTCATACCTCGCATTCCCTGGAGCCTGAGATGGTGCAGGTGCAGGAGCCAGTCCCGTTGACGAGCACGTCCATGGCCTCCGAATTGGTGGGCTTGTAGTCCACATAGTACTCCTGCAGGGGGGAGCTCAGCGTgtgctctgtctctctagctTTTTTCCGCCGTTTGCGAGCCGCAGCAGAGTGCTCCTGCAACTGCTTGACGCTGCTGGGATAGCGCTTCCACGACACGTAGATCACCAACAGGATCATCGCCACAGACAAAAAAAGGGCAACGCTCCCCGCCACAATCTTGTGAAAGGACACAGGCTCAAACTCATGTTCAGGTGGTGGTTCCATGGGTGGGGTGACAGCTGAAGATGTAGGGCCACCTCTagatccctctcccctcttcccagcTCCGGTGTGGGGCGTGGGGTACGATGGGTGGTGTTCTGTCTGGTCTGGGCCTTTAGAGGGGGTGGGCCGGGTGCTGGCTGTGAGGGGTGTGATGGCGGTAGCCCGACACACACCGTGGGTGTCTATGGCATCCATGACCTTCTCACCTTGGGCCTCCTTAGGGGCGGCGCAGATCATGGTGGTCTCCTTGTTCCCCTTGAAGTTCCTCAGCCAGACCACCAAGGGGCAGATCACAGGGCCACAGTCCCACACATTCCCCGCCAGGCTGATGGTGGTCAGGGAGATCCAGGCCGACACGGTCTCCTGGGACACGTTGGTCAGTTTGTTGGAATCCAGATTGAGTGTTTGAAGGTTGGGCAGGCATTGGTAGACAGTAGCATCCACCTCTTGCAGATCATTGCCAGACAGGTCCAGCTTCTGCAGGGAGGTCCAGGTCCAGGTGAGGCCCTGGCTCATGGAGCGGATGCGGTTCCACTGCAGGTACAGCGCCCGCAGGTTGTAGAGGCGTGGGAAGTGGGAGAAGTTGATCTTGGAGAACTGGTTGTGCTCCAGGTGCAGCTCAGTCAGTTTCAGCAGGCCTGAAAAGGCGTTGCGGGTGATGCTGCGCAGGCGGTTGTAGCCCAGGTCCAGGAACTCCAGGTTTCTGCAGTCCTGGAACAGACGCACGGGGATGCTCTTCAAGGAGTTGGAGCGCATGTGCAGGCTGAGGAGCTTGCGGAGGCCCTGGAACTGGCCCGGCTGCAGGGCCGCCAGTTTGTTGTAAGACAGGTCCAGGTTGCGGAGGTTGGGTATAGGGTGGAAAGTGGTGTTGTGGAGCATTGTGATCTTGTTGGAACTCAGGATCAGCTCCTTGAGCCTCCGAACGCCTTGGAAAGCCAGTACGTCCACAGAGGCGATGTAGTTGTGGTCCAAGTAGAGCCAGATGAGCTGGTTGAGGCCCACAAACTGTCCGGCTCTGAGACTCGCCAGACTGTTGTAACGTAAGGACAGGCCCTGGCAGCCCCCTGAGAGGTTCTTGGGGACATCACGAAAGGCGCTTGACTCACAGTAGACGATTTTCCCATCGCAGCGACAGCTTTTGGGGCATGGGCGCTCGCTGAGGGATGGGGATGCAGCCAGCCACACCTGCATGAGCAGCGGTACCATCAGCCAGCGGCGCCGCATAGCAGAGCCTGCAGAGAGGGACAGATTGAGAGAATATCACTTTTTACTGAAAGCATCTAACAACAACCCATCTGTCACGTTAAATGTGGGTAGCAATGATGGTCCATGTTATTATCAACCATGTGGGTCAATTATTCCTCAGCACCCAAGACTACCACTACCTGCTTACTGTTCAGATATAATGTACTCAACAGGTGAAGAAAATGGTGGTTTTAATTTGGTTTTAACTGCAACCTGTCTCTGTCTGAATTTAGTCTTCCCACAAGCCGCCACAGTGCTTAAGGGAAACAAGAGAAGTCATAAAAGCAACCCGGCTCCCAGCAAATTAACATTCAGGAGCTGGCGGTTGTGTATACAAATCCAGAGGAGTATCAATTTAGAATTTAGCCACTTCACATTGAACCATAAGAGAGTAGTTAAGGGGTCTGAGTAAATCATGGTGTTCACTTCCACCAAGTTCAAATAAAGAGTCAGTTCTCTAGAAACTCTTTGGAGTTAAATAATTCTGCTGTGCACAAGCAAAA is a window from the Oncorhynchus keta strain PuntledgeMale-10-30-2019 chromosome 6, Oket_V2, whole genome shotgun sequence genome containing:
- the LOC118385229 gene encoding leucine-rich repeat transmembrane neuronal protein 4-like isoform X1 produces the protein MGSAMRRRWLMVPLLMQVWLAASPSLSERPCPKSCRCDGKIVYCESSAFRDVPKNLSGGCQGLSLRYNSLASLRAGQFVGLNQLIWLYLDHNYIASVDVLAFQGVRRLKELILSSNKITMLHNTTFHPIPNLRNLDLSYNKLAALQPGQFQGLRKLLSLHMRSNSLKSIPVRLFQDCRNLEFLDLGYNRLRSITRNAFSGLLKLTELHLEHNQFSKINFSHFPRLYNLRALYLQWNRIRSMSQGLTWTWTSLQKLDLSGNDLQEVDATVYQCLPNLQTLNLDSNKLTNVSQETVSAWISLTTISLAGNVWDCGPVICPLVVWLRNFKGNKETTMICAAPKEAQGEKVMDAIDTHGVCRATAITPLTASTRPTPSKGPDQTEHHPSYPTPHTGAGKRGEGSRGGPTSSAVTPPMEPPPEHEFEPVSFHKIVAGSVALFLSVAMILLVIYVSWKRYPSSVKQLQEHSAAARKRRKKARETEHTLSSPLQEYYVDYKPTNSEAMDVLVNGTGSCTCTISGSRECEVPHQMGTLAYYRYEQPIVDYCQAHQPLRLNMGYEGPPQGLEELGPRERTTIQTVSLPSVPSAATVGAGPRSPPSILRAPSQVPGGSFPPPERTTTLTFGR
- the LOC118385229 gene encoding leucine-rich repeat transmembrane neuronal protein 4-like isoform X2 encodes the protein MRRRWLMVPLLMQVWLAASPSLSERPCPKSCRCDGKIVYCESSAFRDVPKNLSGGCQGLSLRYNSLASLRAGQFVGLNQLIWLYLDHNYIASVDVLAFQGVRRLKELILSSNKITMLHNTTFHPIPNLRNLDLSYNKLAALQPGQFQGLRKLLSLHMRSNSLKSIPVRLFQDCRNLEFLDLGYNRLRSITRNAFSGLLKLTELHLEHNQFSKINFSHFPRLYNLRALYLQWNRIRSMSQGLTWTWTSLQKLDLSGNDLQEVDATVYQCLPNLQTLNLDSNKLTNVSQETVSAWISLTTISLAGNVWDCGPVICPLVVWLRNFKGNKETTMICAAPKEAQGEKVMDAIDTHGVCRATAITPLTASTRPTPSKGPDQTEHHPSYPTPHTGAGKRGEGSRGGPTSSAVTPPMEPPPEHEFEPVSFHKIVAGSVALFLSVAMILLVIYVSWKRYPSSVKQLQEHSAAARKRRKKARETEHTLSSPLQEYYVDYKPTNSEAMDVLVNGTGSCTCTISGSRECEVPHQMGTLAYYRYEQPIVDYCQAHQPLRLNMGYEGPPQGLEELGPRERTTIQTVSLPSVPSAATVGAGPRSPPSILRAPSQVPGGSFPPPERTTTLTFGR